The genome window ATCAAGTACGCATCATGGCCGTTCGGGCCGTGCCTAGCGGTGATGAACGCGACAAAGACGTTGCCAACGCCATCCGCTACGCGGTTAATAACGGAGCGCAAATTATCAATATGAGCTTCGGAAAAGATTACTCACCCCAGCGCAAAGTGGTTGACGAAGCCATGCGTTATGCGCTGTCAAAAGGTGTACTGCTGGTTCATGCGGCAGGTAACGACAGCAAATTACTGGATACAACGGCTAGTTTCCCCTCGGATCGGTTTATGGACGGGTCGGCCATTCCCAACCTGATTACGGTGGGCGCAACGACTCCCCGCAACGACAAAGGATTGGTGGCCCCTTTCTCGAATTATGGCCGTAAAACGGTGGATGTTTTTGCACCGGGTTCGGCCATTTATTCAACAACGCCTGGTAGCCAATACGAAAATCTGAGCGGCACGAGCATGGCTGCTCCGGTCGTTGCCGGGGTTGCTGCGGTGCTGAAATCGTATTTCCCCAAGCTGAATTATGCCGATTTGAAGCGCATTATTGAGAAATCAGCCATTGTGTACCACACGCAAGTCATTCGTCCAGAATCAACGGAACTGGTTGACTTTGCCGACCTGTCAAAAACGGGCGCGGTTGTTAATCTCTACGAAGCAATCAAGCTGGCATCCGCCGAGGAAGCTGGCAAAAAAGCCAATTAATCAGCCATTTACAAGATAAAAAGCCGCCACTTTGAACGAAGTGGCGGCTTTTTTATAAGGCTAGATTCTAATAGAAAACGGCTAACCAGATTGTCTCCGTCCCTTCTTTTGTCCATTCAACGCGGTGTTTCAGGTGGGCAGGAATCGTGAAATACATGCCTTCCTGTAGGATAATCCGTTCTTCCTGCCCTTCTATTTGCAAAGCCGCCTCTCCTTTAACCAGCATTACCCATTCGTTTTCCTCCTGATCATACCAGAAGCCTTCCGGCGAAGCGTGGCCTTTCGAAATAATCCGCTCTATGCGCACATTTTTTGTGGATACGATTTCTTCAAAAAGCTCATCTGGAAGTATATAAGGAATGAAACTCAGTAAGTTGCCTGCTTGCATGGTATCTTCTATGTTTATAATACCTAAAAACTGTATTCCTTTCGTACAACCGTCAGGTTACTGCTCCGCCCCTGCTCCGGAATAACGTGGGCGGGAGGAGGTACTTTCACCAGTTGGGCTGGCAAGCCGATTGTCTGGTCGTAAAGCAACAGACGAAGCGGTTTCTGCGGTTTTAGCCGCACTTGAAGCGTCGCTTCTTTCGTAGGAGGCAGACCGTGCAAAATGGCGTAAAAAACCTTTCCACCCGCGGTTTCGATGGCTTTCTTGGGTAATGCCTCACCGTTCAACGTGGCTCCAAGCAGGTCACTTTCTGACGAAGGCTGTAGAACCAGTTCCATGTGCGCGGCGTTTCGATTTGAACGCAAGAGAATGGTTAACTGACGTTCTTCTGCCGTGGCAGTTTCATTCAGCAACGTTGCCATAGGGGCTGGAAGATCAATTAATTCGGCTTTGTTTTTGAGGTATAGAACCGACGATGTTGGATATATTTCGGATAATTTACCCCGACTGGACGACGGGAAAAATTGTTTGTTCCAATCATCCGTTTTCGTAAACAGCGAAGCCCAGAGCGCCTGTTTCGTATCGGTATTTAAGTAATAACTAACATGGCTATGCACCGGGCGACTAGGGGTAGGCCGTTCGCCGTAAATGGCCCATGCAGTCTGGAAAAAACCACATACCGCAAGGATTATCGGCAAAACCGGAACCGTTTTCCAGCGAAAACTTCGGTCAATGACGGCCAGTAAAGGCACGAGCAGGCCCAGGATTAGTGTTAATCCAGCCATAGTTCCGGTGGGTAGTTGCAACGCAAACGTCACTGACAATAACTGGGTGACGGGCATCAACAAGAAAATCGCGGGACAGGCCGCCAGAATCAAAATGACATTGTAGGCAACGCCCGGATCTTTCCGGTGCAGATCCAGACTGAAAATAAGCAGCGTGCCCAGCAGGCTAAAAAAGAGCGGAAAGAGCGTTAAGTAATTGGACGAAGGTAAGAAGGCAAATAAGACAACCGTAATGAGAAAAAATAGCCCGTAAATCCCCACCTGAAGCGAAAACAAACGCAATCGGCGCAGAATTAACCGAACGAGCAGCAGGAAAAGTGCCGTTGCTAACAACAGATAAGCTACAAAAAAGGCGTTCGAACCGTATACACCGTTCATGAGGTGCGACTGGGGCATTAGCTGCATTACCAGACTATTTATGGGAAAAAATACGCCGGGTACCACAATCAAAATCAGCACGTAAAGTAGCATTCCGTTAAACGTCTGCCAAAGCGTTAAGGCTTCTTTTTTCAGCCCTACCACAATCGTTAGACCAAAAAGTACCGTTAGTAAGCCAACCCATAACAGGTTCATGCTCATGGGATATTGCACCAGCCAGCTCCCCACCGGATTGAAAAATACTTTATCGGGCGCTTTGGTTTGGGCCAAGGAAAGATTGCCTATGTGCCGCGTTAGGGCCAGCATGTTGCTGCCGTGGTGCTGCAAGCTCGCCTGATTGAGGTTATCGGGATTATCCGTCCATTTGTGATAATG of Tellurirhabdus bombi contains these proteins:
- a CDS encoding cupin domain-containing protein; this translates as MQAGNLLSFIPYILPDELFEEIVSTKNVRIERIISKGHASPEGFWYDQEENEWVMLVKGEAALQIEGQEERIILQEGMYFTIPAHLKHRVEWTKEGTETIWLAVFY
- a CDS encoding M28 family peptidase codes for the protein MLRPNPLIAFFTLLILIGLSVWSILLVRPIDALPETASATEFSAGRAMRHVRQIAKEPHAMGTAAHAVVRSYLVNQLRQLGLQTEIQDTTIASPNLNSAIGHVYNVVGRLKGKGAGKAILLMAHYDSQPNTPGAGDDASGVAAILETMRAIKQGGALQNDIVVLMTDGEEYGLYGASAFLRHPWAKDVGFVVNLEARGNSGPSMTFEISPENGWIVEEFAKVAPRPFASSVMYEVYRVLPNFTDFTVFRDAGYVGVNSAFIDGFVHYHKWTDNPDNLNQASLQHHGSNMLALTRHIGNLSLAQTKAPDKVFFNPVGSWLVQYPMSMNLLWVGLLTVLFGLTIVVGLKKEALTLWQTFNGMLLYVLILIVVPGVFFPINSLVMQLMPQSHLMNGVYGSNAFFVAYLLLATALFLLLVRLILRRLRLFSLQVGIYGLFFLITVVLFAFLPSSNYLTLFPLFFSLLGTLLIFSLDLHRKDPGVAYNVILILAACPAIFLLMPVTQLLSVTFALQLPTGTMAGLTLILGLLVPLLAVIDRSFRWKTVPVLPIILAVCGFFQTAWAIYGERPTPSRPVHSHVSYYLNTDTKQALWASLFTKTDDWNKQFFPSSSRGKLSEIYPTSSVLYLKNKAELIDLPAPMATLLNETATAEERQLTILLRSNRNAAHMELVLQPSSESDLLGATLNGEALPKKAIETAGGKVFYAILHGLPPTKEATLQVRLKPQKPLRLLLYDQTIGLPAQLVKVPPPAHVIPEQGRSSNLTVVRKEYSF